One window from the genome of Desulfuromonas sp. encodes:
- a CDS encoding succinate dehydrogenase: MNLILHVWRQNGPNDKGRLEQYEAKGVSPDMSFLEMLDEVNEDLIAKGIEPIEFDHDCREGICGTCSQVINGIPHGPEREITTCQLHMRRFQDGDQIYIEPWRSRAFPIIKDLMVDRNALDRIIQSYGYTSAHTGGVADGNAILVPKPAADMAMDAAECIGCGACVAACPNASAMLFTSAKVAQMAVLPQGVAEAVRRVKAMVGQMDSEGFGNCTNHYECEAACPKGVRTTFISRMNREMIKAIPQAE; this comes from the coding sequence ATGAATCTGATACTGCATGTATGGAGACAGAATGGCCCGAACGACAAGGGCCGCCTGGAGCAGTACGAGGCCAAGGGTGTCAGCCCCGACATGTCGTTCCTCGAAATGCTCGACGAAGTCAACGAAGACCTGATTGCCAAAGGTATCGAGCCGATCGAATTTGATCATGATTGTCGCGAAGGGATCTGCGGTACCTGTTCACAGGTCATTAATGGAATCCCGCACGGCCCGGAGCGTGAGATCACCACCTGTCAGCTGCATATGCGCCGCTTCCAGGATGGCGACCAGATCTACATCGAGCCGTGGCGCTCCCGTGCTTTCCCGATCATCAAGGATCTGATGGTTGACCGTAATGCGCTTGACCGGATCATCCAGTCCTACGGCTACACATCGGCCCACACCGGCGGTGTTGCTGACGGCAACGCCATTCTGGTACCGAAGCCGGCCGCCGATATGGCGATGGATGCTGCCGAGTGTATCGGTTGCGGCGCTTGTGTTGCCGCCTGCCCGAACGCGTCAGCGATGCTCTTTACCTCGGCTAAAGTTGCCCAGATGGCAGTTCTGCCGCAGGGAGTTGCTGAAGCTGTGCGTCGCGTCAAGGCAATGGTTGGCCAGATGGATTCCGAAGGGTTTGGTAACTGCACCAACCACTACGAGTGCGAAGCGGCCTGTCCGAAAGGCGTGCGCACCACCTTCATTTCACGGATGAATCGTGAAATGATCAAGGCAATACCGCAAGCCGAGTAG